In Sporosarcina sp. PTS2304, a genomic segment contains:
- a CDS encoding S-layer homology domain-containing protein, protein MKKKLVLLFGALLLACSFPITNSAAGKQLFSDVPPSKHFAQAVNELAERHVIGGYPDGSFKPGNPLTRGQAAAIIVKLTGIDTTNVKDPQFKDVTKTNGSYEAIAALAQAKVIGGYEDGRFGPNDPVKRGQLASILVKAFDLPRYDFYGMKNPFQDIAGNQSHSANILILHKYGIVNGVAPNRFGLNEPVTRGQAAKMMRATEQENIPMISLTPKELGMDGLYSVIWEQDQNVYESIVTRDTPYGPGRLQLIALKEGKATLNISGYNGDSPIDEEERVYRKYYVHVKKTTDGLKLSIEETDDYLPTEAPLELSKKEKIKKVQLYSTTGKLLDSDAAIHTCKDQQTCLTIDKTGNYHAVAELTNGKKIRYAIHAKEPEHAYFHYDMDVLRERPSYTFNVEELFEKNGYYDQTMARKIGKHTIVTKHAEQIATITRDSGTNVFHVTAKKVGTVEVTFENPVYFTGEVGDGVSGMITGMEVKVREVNGLVNVSASQVYEFNY, encoded by the coding sequence ATGAAGAAGAAATTGGTACTACTATTTGGCGCGTTGTTGCTCGCATGTAGCTTTCCAATAACTAACTCTGCCGCTGGGAAACAATTATTTTCTGACGTGCCACCAAGCAAGCATTTTGCGCAGGCGGTGAATGAGCTGGCGGAGCGACATGTCATTGGCGGCTATCCGGATGGGTCCTTTAAACCTGGTAATCCGTTAACACGTGGACAGGCTGCTGCCATTATTGTGAAACTGACAGGCATCGACACGACCAATGTGAAAGATCCGCAGTTCAAAGACGTTACGAAAACGAACGGGTCTTATGAAGCAATTGCCGCACTGGCACAAGCAAAAGTCATCGGCGGGTATGAAGATGGGCGGTTTGGTCCGAATGATCCAGTGAAACGGGGACAGCTCGCTTCTATTTTAGTAAAAGCATTCGACTTGCCGCGCTATGATTTTTACGGAATGAAAAATCCTTTTCAAGATATCGCAGGTAATCAATCTCACAGTGCCAACATTTTGATACTACACAAGTATGGAATTGTAAATGGTGTGGCACCGAACCGTTTTGGTTTAAATGAGCCGGTAACGAGAGGGCAAGCAGCTAAGATGATGAGAGCTACAGAACAAGAAAATATTCCGATGATTTCATTGACACCAAAAGAGCTTGGGATGGACGGATTGTATTCGGTCATCTGGGAACAAGATCAGAATGTCTACGAGTCGATCGTCACACGCGACACACCGTACGGGCCCGGCCGACTGCAACTGATTGCGCTAAAAGAAGGAAAGGCGACACTCAATATTAGCGGATATAACGGAGACTCGCCAATTGACGAAGAGGAGAGAGTGTACCGGAAATATTATGTGCACGTTAAGAAAACAACGGACGGCTTGAAACTTTCGATTGAGGAAACAGATGATTACTTGCCAACAGAAGCACCGCTGGAATTGTCAAAAAAAGAGAAAATCAAGAAAGTCCAACTGTATTCCACAACCGGTAAATTACTAGACAGTGACGCAGCTATTCATACATGCAAAGATCAACAAACCTGTCTAACGATTGACAAGACAGGAAACTACCATGCCGTTGCGGAATTAACGAACGGTAAAAAAATCCGCTATGCCATTCACGCAAAAGAGCCCGAGCATGCTTATTTCCATTATGACATGGATGTGTTGAGAGAGCGGCCGTCTTATACATTCAATGTGGAAGAACTGTTCGAAAAGAATGGCTATTATGATCAAACGATGGCGCGTAAGATCGGAAAGCACACGATCGTTACAAAACATGCCGAACAGATTGCAACAATTACACGAGATTCAGGAACGAATGTTTTTCATGTGACAGCTAAAAAGGTCGGGACGGTGGAAGTGACGTTTGAAAATCCTGTGTATTTTACAGGGGAAGTGGGCGACGGAGTGTCAGGGATGATTACGGGCATGGAGGTTAAGGTTCGGGAGGTGAATGGGTTAGTTAACGTTTCTGCTTCGCAAGTTTATGAATTTAATTATTGA
- a CDS encoding DUF3226 domain-containing protein has protein sequence MRIPNKVSKDSKMPFQIEKTKLLFVEGKDEVFFFDKLFKHLEIEDIQLVEIGGVEQMSVKLAAFMLIPDFESVKSIGFVRDADHSFDSAMQSMRMILENNGLQSSSNHGQVTQDESDRRIGIFIMPGENIEGTMLEDLCLHIIKERKYVELIDQYIVDLNKNELPVPSNLAKAKTQIYLASQRKIVHSIGLAAQKRYWDLTHPGLDEFKEFIKKL, from the coding sequence ATGAGGATTCCCAATAAAGTATCAAAGGACTCAAAAATGCCATTTCAAATTGAAAAGACAAAGTTACTTTTTGTCGAAGGGAAAGATGAAGTATTCTTTTTCGATAAACTGTTTAAGCATTTAGAAATAGAAGACATTCAATTGGTAGAAATTGGCGGAGTTGAACAAATGAGTGTAAAGTTAGCTGCATTTATGTTAATCCCAGACTTCGAAAGTGTGAAATCTATAGGTTTTGTTCGGGATGCAGATCATTCTTTTGACAGTGCAATGCAGAGTATGAGAATGATATTAGAAAACAATGGCTTACAATCTTCTAGTAATCATGGTCAGGTTACGCAAGATGAATCTGATAGACGTATCGGAATATTTATCATGCCAGGTGAGAATATAGAAGGTACTATGCTGGAAGATCTATGCTTACATATCATCAAAGAAAGAAAATATGTAGAATTGATTGATCAATATATAGTAGACCTTAACAAGAATGAGTTGCCGGTTCCTTCAAATCTTGCGAAAGCAAAGACACAAATATATTTGGCATCGCAAAGGAAAATTGTTCACAGTATAGGATTGGCAGCTCAGAAAAGGTATTGGGATTTAACACATCCGGGGTTGGATGAATTTAAAGAGTTTATTAAGAAGTTGTAA
- a CDS encoding ATP/GTP-binding protein: protein MITSFSVEHFKAISSCELSNLKRINLFGGKNNTGKSTVIEALFFFLDRQNPQSFIRMHNWRGEIPTSMTSFDIFAPIFHNYNMDKPVKISVKEGTDMETLTLHSVAQNNTTIKIKPKEVFSISGTNTKSLEHNQVEIAVEFSGPTKGKYSKQKIIHTIHDEENMDVKINKQAPIKSAIFLSSRSPINPNENAIRFGELVKKNKENLIMDYLQVIEPRLRSITAIQQPNSQAVLYGDIGLDVKIPLHYMGDGITRILSIILAIFNNPNGIVFIDEIENGLHHSVLVHVWEMLDQASKQNNCQLFITTHSYECLASLVDSAISKEDVNYIRLERKGQQIVSKEYGFDNLQIAIENGWEVR from the coding sequence TTGATCACATCCTTTTCAGTTGAACATTTTAAAGCGATATCTTCATGTGAATTATCTAATTTAAAACGTATAAATTTATTTGGTGGTAAAAATAACACTGGTAAATCAACGGTCATTGAAGCTTTATTTTTCTTTCTAGATCGTCAAAATCCCCAATCATTCATACGAATGCACAATTGGCGTGGTGAAATACCAACTTCGATGACAAGTTTTGATATATTTGCTCCTATATTTCATAATTATAATATGGACAAACCAGTTAAAATATCGGTCAAAGAAGGCACAGATATGGAAACGCTCACACTTCACTCCGTTGCGCAAAATAATACAACGATAAAAATAAAACCGAAAGAAGTGTTTTCTATATCTGGAACTAATACAAAATCTCTTGAGCATAATCAAGTTGAAATTGCAGTCGAGTTTTCTGGTCCAACTAAAGGAAAGTATAGTAAACAAAAAATCATACATACGATTCATGATGAAGAGAATATGGATGTGAAAATAAACAAACAAGCACCTATAAAAAGTGCTATATTCTTAAGTTCAAGATCACCAATCAATCCAAACGAAAATGCTATTCGTTTTGGAGAATTGGTGAAAAAAAATAAAGAAAATTTGATAATGGATTATTTACAAGTAATTGAACCACGACTACGTTCGATTACGGCTATACAACAACCAAATAGTCAGGCTGTTCTGTATGGCGACATTGGATTAGATGTAAAAATCCCACTACACTATATGGGAGATGGTATTACACGTATATTATCGATCATACTTGCGATATTCAATAATCCAAACGGTATCGTATTCATAGACGAAATTGAGAATGGATTGCACCATTCAGTGCTAGTACATGTATGGGAAATGCTTGATCAGGCGTCGAAACAAAATAATTGCCAGCTATTTATTACGACACATAGTTATGAATGTTTGGCTTCATTAGTTGATAGTGCTATTTCCAAAGAGGATGTCAATTATATTCGCTTGGAAAGAAAAGGTCAGCAGATTGTATCGAAAGAATATGGTTTTGATAATTTACAAATAGCGATTGAAAATGGTTGGGAGGTGCGTTAA
- the smpB gene encoding SsrA-binding protein SmpB, with product MAKGSGKVLAVNKKANHDYAIEETIEAGIVLKGTEIKSIRKGKVQLRDAFILIRNNEAWISNMHISPYEQGNIHNHDPIRSRKLLLHKKQINSLIGETKQQGYSIIPLKMYIKDGFAKVLIGVGKGKKLYDKRQDLKEKEHKRDMQRAFKAKQQD from the coding sequence ATGGCTAAAGGATCCGGTAAAGTACTAGCAGTGAATAAAAAAGCCAATCACGATTACGCCATTGAAGAGACGATCGAAGCCGGCATCGTCTTAAAAGGCACAGAGATCAAGTCGATCAGAAAAGGCAAAGTTCAATTGCGCGATGCGTTCATTTTAATCCGCAACAACGAAGCATGGATTTCCAATATGCATATTAGTCCGTACGAACAGGGCAATATTCATAACCACGATCCGATTCGTTCACGCAAATTATTATTGCACAAGAAACAAATCAATTCATTGATCGGCGAAACGAAACAACAAGGCTATTCCATCATTCCGTTGAAAATGTATATTAAAGACGGTTTCGCCAAAGTGCTGATTGGTGTAGGGAAAGGGAAGAAGCTGTACGATAAACGTCAGGATTTGAAAGAGAAAGAACATAAACGGGACATGCAGCGAGCGTTTAAAGCAAAGCAACAAGATTGA
- the rnr gene encoding ribonuclease R encodes MEESSYQPKTVHEIQEILGMEQAAEFKELVKMLVQMEQSGKIVRSRTNRYGLPEMMNLVRGKFIGHAKGFGFVVPENVEGDDVFIPPHEVNGAMNGDQVLARVSANSHGDRREGTITKIVERKTTKVVGTYQDHSSYGFVVADDKKLPMDIYIEKGHSLEAVDGQKVIAEITSWPDDEKSATGMITQILGHKNDPGVDILSIIHKHGITVEFPQEVLDHANSVPTTVQEQDFANRRDLRNELTMTIDGADAKDLDDAISVLKEYDGMYRLFVHISDVSYYVTENSPMDVEAADRGTSVYLTDRVIPMLPHRLSNGICSLNPGEDRLTLTCEMKVDHNGKVVEHEIYPSVINSNYRMTYSDVYEIIDNKDEELSKKYEEIVPMLNDMATLAAIFRQKRQDRGAIDFDFKESKILVDEKGWPTDVVIIERTVSEKLIEEFMLAANETVAEHFHWLQVPFLYRIHEDPKEEKLQRFFEFLTNFGIVVKGTSNQVHPRALQEIVESIEGLPEESVISTMLLRSMQQAKYYQESIGHFGLSTEFYTHFTAPIRRYPDLIVHRLIRTYLFEKDLSAQTIAHWSARLPEIAQHTSERERRAVDAERDTNALKKAQFMVDKVGEEFEGVVSSVTNFGIFVELENTIEGLVHVQNMNDDYYRFDDRQMMMIGERSGKQFRIGDEVKVRVLSVKPEEQAVDFEIVGMVQNFRGSSKETPKVIQASRNKGGSAGGSRGQGKKKGSNDKRNKKHEKPKRKFYEGVAKQSKKRKKKK; translated from the coding sequence ATGGAGGAGTCGTCCTACCAGCCGAAAACGGTTCACGAAATCCAAGAAATCCTTGGCATGGAACAGGCGGCAGAATTTAAAGAACTCGTAAAAATGCTCGTACAAATGGAGCAGTCAGGCAAAATCGTTCGCTCGCGCACGAATCGTTACGGCTTACCGGAAATGATGAACCTCGTCCGCGGGAAGTTTATCGGACATGCGAAAGGCTTCGGTTTCGTCGTTCCGGAAAATGTGGAAGGAGACGATGTATTCATTCCGCCACATGAAGTGAACGGTGCGATGAATGGTGACCAAGTACTCGCGCGCGTCTCAGCGAATTCGCACGGAGATCGCCGGGAAGGAACCATTACGAAAATCGTCGAGCGAAAAACGACGAAAGTAGTCGGAACGTATCAAGATCACAGTAGCTATGGTTTCGTCGTAGCCGATGATAAAAAGTTACCGATGGATATTTATATCGAAAAAGGTCATTCATTGGAAGCGGTGGACGGTCAAAAAGTCATTGCGGAAATTACGAGCTGGCCCGATGACGAGAAATCCGCTACAGGAATGATCACGCAAATTCTCGGACATAAAAATGATCCGGGTGTCGATATTTTATCGATCATTCACAAACACGGCATTACAGTCGAATTCCCGCAAGAAGTACTAGATCATGCGAACAGCGTGCCGACAACTGTGCAGGAACAAGATTTCGCCAACCGCAGAGATTTGCGCAATGAGTTGACGATGACAATTGATGGTGCAGATGCAAAAGACTTGGATGATGCGATTTCCGTCTTGAAAGAATACGACGGAATGTATCGTTTATTCGTCCATATTTCTGACGTCAGCTATTATGTGACAGAAAACTCCCCGATGGACGTAGAAGCAGCCGACCGCGGAACGAGCGTCTATTTGACGGATCGTGTCATTCCGATGTTGCCGCACCGTTTGTCGAATGGAATCTGTTCACTGAACCCTGGCGAAGACCGCTTAACATTGACATGCGAAATGAAAGTCGATCATAACGGAAAAGTCGTCGAGCATGAAATTTATCCGAGTGTTATTAACTCGAACTATCGGATGACATATAGTGACGTCTATGAAATTATCGACAATAAAGACGAAGAACTGTCAAAGAAATATGAAGAAATCGTTCCGATGCTGAATGATATGGCAACACTCGCAGCGATTTTCCGTCAAAAACGACAAGACCGCGGTGCTATCGACTTCGACTTCAAAGAATCCAAAATTCTCGTCGATGAAAAAGGATGGCCAACCGATGTCGTCATTATTGAGCGTACCGTTTCTGAGAAATTAATCGAAGAATTCATGCTGGCCGCGAACGAAACAGTGGCGGAACATTTCCACTGGCTGCAAGTTCCATTCCTTTACCGAATACACGAAGACCCGAAAGAAGAAAAACTTCAACGCTTCTTCGAATTCCTAACGAACTTCGGAATCGTCGTAAAAGGAACAAGCAACCAAGTACATCCGCGCGCATTGCAGGAAATTGTCGAATCGATTGAAGGACTGCCGGAAGAATCCGTTATTTCCACGATGTTGTTACGCTCTATGCAACAAGCGAAATACTATCAGGAAAGCATCGGCCACTTCGGATTATCGACAGAATTTTACACGCATTTCACTGCACCGATCCGCAGATATCCCGACTTAATCGTTCATCGTTTAATTCGGACGTATTTATTCGAAAAAGATTTATCTGCACAAACGATCGCACACTGGTCTGCACGTCTGCCGGAAATTGCGCAGCACACTTCCGAACGTGAACGTCGCGCCGTCGATGCAGAACGCGATACGAACGCATTGAAGAAAGCACAGTTTATGGTCGATAAAGTTGGGGAAGAGTTTGAAGGTGTTGTTTCTTCGGTCACGAATTTCGGTATATTCGTCGAGCTCGAGAATACGATTGAAGGACTCGTTCACGTACAAAATATGAACGACGACTACTATCGTTTTGACGACCGTCAAATGATGATGATCGGCGAACGTTCAGGCAAGCAGTTCCGTATCGGAGACGAAGTAAAAGTACGCGTCCTATCCGTCAAGCCAGAAGAACAAGCAGTCGACTTCGAAATCGTCGGCATGGTTCAAAACTTCAGAGGCTCTAGTAAAGAAACGCCGAAAGTCATTCAAGCGAGCCGCAACAAAGGTGGCAGTGCTGGCGGCAGTCGAGGACAAGGCAAGAAAAAAGGTTCAAATGATAAACGCAATAAAAAGCATGAAAAGCCTAAGCGCAAGTTTTATGAAGGCGTCGCGAAACAATCGAAAAAACGCAAGAAGAAAAAATAA
- a CDS encoding carboxylesterase, with product MRIAQPKPFFFEHGKRAVLLLHGFTGTSADVRMLGRFLEKHHYTSLAPHYRGHGVPPEELIKTNPAQWWEDVLHAYNQLKEAGYEEIAVAGLSLGGVFSLKLAARFPLKGVVTMCAPMSMKTTDLMWTGVLKYARDYKKFAGKDADQITAEMAEWKTKSMPGLADLGAMVDGVRRKVDCIYTPLLVIQSRHDEVIDPQSAQIIYDEAESTDKQLQWYEESGHVITLGPEKAQLHENVLEFLESLDWQE from the coding sequence ATGCGAATCGCTCAGCCGAAACCATTTTTCTTTGAACACGGCAAACGCGCGGTCTTACTGTTGCACGGTTTCACCGGTACATCCGCAGACGTTCGAATGCTCGGCCGATTTTTGGAAAAACATCATTACACTTCACTAGCGCCTCATTACCGCGGACATGGCGTGCCACCGGAAGAATTGATCAAAACGAATCCTGCACAGTGGTGGGAAGATGTGCTACATGCATACAATCAGCTGAAAGAGGCAGGCTATGAAGAAATTGCAGTGGCGGGATTATCACTTGGCGGTGTTTTTTCATTGAAACTTGCGGCACGGTTTCCGTTAAAAGGAGTCGTCACGATGTGTGCGCCAATGTCTATGAAAACAACCGATCTCATGTGGACAGGCGTCTTGAAATATGCACGTGACTACAAAAAGTTCGCAGGCAAAGACGCAGATCAAATCACCGCTGAAATGGCGGAGTGGAAAACGAAGTCCATGCCAGGCCTTGCCGATTTAGGCGCAATGGTTGACGGTGTGCGGAGAAAAGTCGACTGCATTTATACGCCGCTACTCGTCATTCAATCGCGTCACGACGAAGTGATCGATCCACAGTCAGCACAAATCATATACGATGAAGCGGAATCTACCGACAAACAACTGCAATGGTACGAAGAGTCCGGCCATGTCATAACATTAGGTCCGGAAAAAGCACAACTTCACGAAAACGTGCTGGAATTTCTAGAATCTCTTGATTGGCAAGAGTGA
- the secG gene encoding preprotein translocase subunit SecG gives MHAVLTASLVVVAIALIVVVLLQSGKSAGLSGAISGGAEQLFGKQKARGLDLVLQRATLVLSVLFFVLTIAIMKI, from the coding sequence ATGCATGCCGTGTTAACAGCATCGCTTGTAGTTGTAGCTATAGCTTTAATTGTTGTTGTATTATTGCAATCCGGTAAAAGTGCAGGACTGTCAGGAGCCATCTCCGGCGGGGCTGAACAACTTTTCGGAAAACAAAAAGCTCGTGGATTGGACTTAGTTCTTCAAAGAGCTACATTGGTTCTATCCGTCTTATTTTTTGTCTTAACCATTGCGATTATGAAAATATAA
- the eno gene encoding phosphopyruvate hydratase yields the protein MPIISHIQAREVLDSRGNPTIEVEVFTDSGAFGRAIVPSGASTGEHEAVELRDGDSDRYNGKGVLKAVDHVNEIISEELEENYSVLDQVVIDKALIELDGTPNKGKLGANAILGVSMAVAHAAADYLDVPLYQYLGGFNAKQLPVPMMNILNGGEHADNNVDIQEFMVMPVGAESFRHALRMGAEIFHSLKSVLHDKGLNTAVGDEGGFAPNLGSNEEAITTIIEAIEKAGYKAGEDVLLAMDAASSEFYDKEQNNYYLAGEDVRKTSEEMVAWYEELCEKYPIVSIEDGLDENDWEGHKLLTERIGHKVQLVGDDLFVTNTEKLARGIEEGISNSILIKVNQIGTLTETFDAIEMAKRAGYTAVISHRSGESEDVTIADIAVATNAGQIKTGAPSRSDRVAKYNQLLRIEDQLYETAQYLGKQTFYNLHK from the coding sequence ATGCCAATTATTTCACACATTCAAGCGAGAGAAGTACTGGATTCACGAGGCAATCCAACGATAGAGGTAGAAGTATTTACAGATAGCGGAGCGTTTGGACGCGCCATCGTGCCTTCCGGTGCCTCTACAGGGGAACATGAAGCGGTAGAACTACGCGACGGCGACAGCGACCGTTACAATGGGAAAGGTGTGCTGAAAGCTGTAGATCATGTCAATGAAATCATCTCTGAAGAATTAGAAGAAAATTACTCGGTTTTAGACCAAGTCGTAATCGACAAAGCATTGATCGAACTTGACGGAACACCGAACAAAGGAAAATTGGGAGCGAATGCGATTCTAGGTGTATCCATGGCAGTTGCACACGCGGCAGCTGACTACTTGGACGTTCCGTTGTATCAGTACTTAGGCGGCTTCAACGCGAAGCAACTACCAGTACCGATGATGAATATCCTAAACGGCGGAGAGCACGCAGACAATAACGTCGATATTCAAGAATTCATGGTTATGCCAGTAGGTGCGGAGTCATTCCGCCACGCATTGCGCATGGGGGCAGAAATCTTCCATAGCTTGAAGTCTGTTCTTCACGACAAAGGGTTGAATACAGCTGTAGGTGACGAAGGTGGATTTGCGCCAAACCTTGGTTCCAACGAAGAAGCAATTACGACTATTATCGAAGCGATCGAAAAAGCTGGCTACAAAGCGGGCGAAGATGTATTGCTGGCGATGGACGCTGCTTCTTCTGAATTTTACGATAAAGAGCAAAACAACTACTACTTAGCAGGCGAAGATGTGCGCAAAACATCTGAAGAAATGGTTGCTTGGTATGAAGAACTTTGCGAAAAGTATCCGATCGTTTCCATCGAAGACGGCTTGGATGAAAACGACTGGGAAGGTCACAAACTACTGACAGAGCGCATCGGCCACAAAGTGCAGTTAGTAGGAGACGATCTTTTCGTAACGAATACAGAAAAACTTGCGCGCGGAATTGAAGAAGGTATTAGTAACTCGATCCTTATTAAAGTGAACCAAATCGGTACGTTGACAGAAACATTCGACGCAATCGAAATGGCGAAACGCGCAGGCTATACAGCTGTCATCTCTCACCGCTCGGGTGAATCAGAAGACGTAACGATCGCAGACATCGCAGTCGCAACAAATGCGGGTCAGATCAAAACAGGTGCTCCTTCACGTTCAGATCGTGTAGCGAAGTACAATCAGTTATTGCGTATTGAGGATCAATTGTACGAAACAGCTCAATATTTAGGCAAGCAGACATTTTATAATTTACACAAATAA
- the gpmI gene encoding 2,3-bisphosphoglycerate-independent phosphoglycerate mutase, with protein MPNNPVALIILDGFGLREETYGNAVAHAKIPNIELLMKNFPHATLSACGEDVGLPEGQMGNSEVGHLNIGAGRIVYQSLTRINKSIREGEFFENATLVETMEHVKTKKSALHVMGLLSDGGVHSHYEHLFALLKLAKESGVEKVYVHAFLDGRDVGPTTALPYLKRTENVMEEVGIGQIATVSGRYFAMDRDKRWDRVQKTYDAMVYGIGTTFESAEEGVRASYTEEIHDEFIEPFVIQQDGKPVATVENGDAVVFFNFRPDRAIQLSRAFTQPDFDGFDRGVKKFTDLHFVGFTHYNDDVVADIVFHNVNLTKTIGEVLEDRGKRQLRIAETEKYPHVTFFMSGGREETFEGETRILINSPKVATYDLQPEMSAYEVTDALIAEIEAERQDAIILNFANPDMVGHSGMLEPTVKAIETVDECLGRIIDALFAKGGSAIVTADHGNADEVTTIGGQPMTAHTTNPVPVIITQPDITLRTDGILADLAPTMLKMLGIPQPVEMTGKSLF; from the coding sequence ATGCCGAATAATCCAGTCGCGCTCATCATTCTGGATGGTTTCGGATTACGGGAAGAAACATACGGTAACGCAGTGGCGCACGCGAAAATTCCGAATATCGAGTTACTGATGAAAAACTTTCCGCATGCGACGTTAAGTGCATGCGGAGAAGATGTAGGGTTACCTGAAGGGCAAATGGGGAACTCTGAAGTGGGGCACTTGAACATCGGTGCTGGACGCATCGTCTATCAAAGTTTGACACGCATTAATAAGTCGATTCGAGAAGGCGAGTTTTTTGAAAATGCGACATTAGTAGAGACGATGGAACATGTCAAAACGAAAAAGTCCGCCCTTCACGTCATGGGATTATTATCTGACGGTGGTGTCCACAGTCACTATGAACATTTATTTGCTTTATTGAAACTAGCGAAAGAGTCAGGTGTGGAGAAAGTGTATGTACATGCGTTCTTAGATGGACGTGATGTAGGCCCGACAACTGCCCTGCCTTACTTGAAACGTACGGAAAATGTGATGGAAGAAGTAGGCATCGGGCAAATTGCGACGGTGTCCGGCCGTTACTTTGCGATGGATCGTGATAAACGCTGGGATCGCGTACAGAAAACGTATGACGCAATGGTTTACGGGATCGGTACTACTTTTGAATCGGCCGAAGAAGGAGTTCGTGCTTCTTATACCGAAGAAATACATGATGAATTTATTGAACCGTTCGTCATCCAACAAGATGGCAAGCCGGTCGCCACTGTCGAAAACGGAGATGCGGTCGTGTTCTTCAACTTCCGACCGGATCGTGCAATTCAATTGTCGCGCGCGTTCACACAGCCGGACTTTGACGGCTTCGATCGAGGCGTGAAGAAATTTACAGACTTACATTTTGTCGGCTTTACGCATTATAATGATGATGTGGTGGCAGATATTGTCTTTCATAACGTCAATTTGACGAAAACGATCGGTGAAGTGCTCGAAGATCGTGGCAAGCGTCAGTTGCGTATTGCCGAGACAGAAAAGTATCCGCATGTTACATTCTTTATGAGTGGCGGACGCGAAGAGACATTTGAAGGGGAAACTCGGATTTTGATCAATTCGCCGAAAGTGGCAACGTATGATTTGCAGCCGGAAATGAGCGCTTATGAAGTGACGGATGCGTTAATCGCAGAAATCGAGGCAGAACGACAAGATGCGATTATTTTGAACTTCGCAAACCCGGATATGGTCGGTCACAGCGGCATGCTCGAACCTACTGTCAAAGCGATTGAAACAGTAGATGAGTGTCTTGGCCGAATCATCGACGCGTTGTTTGCGAAAGGCGGTTCAGCAATCGTCACGGCAGACCACGGCAATGCAGATGAAGTGACGACAATCGGCGGACAGCCGATGACGGCGCATACGACAAATCCGGTACCTGTCATCATTACACAGCCAGACATTACATTGCGGACAGATGGCATTCTTGCCGACTTAGCACCAACGATGTTGAAAATGTTAGGAATTCCACAACCGGTAGAAATGACCGGAAAATCATTATTCTAA
- the tpiA gene encoding triose-phosphate isomerase has translation MRKRIIAGNWKMYKLSNEAAEFAEQMKERLTASDQVEAVICPPALYIGDLLQRFETSAVKVGAQTMHDTVEGAFTGEISPAMLENLGAHYVILGHSERRQYFNETDSAVNKKVHAAFAHQLTPIVCVGETLEQREALETVSIVSEQVEKAFADVTAEQAKRAVIAYEPIWAIGTGKTATADDANEVCGAIRHKIETLYTKEVADAIRIQYGGSVKPENISELLSKEHIDGALVGGASLDPEAFVQLVEAGTHAE, from the coding sequence TTGCGAAAACGAATTATTGCAGGGAACTGGAAAATGTACAAGCTTTCCAATGAAGCAGCGGAATTTGCGGAACAAATGAAAGAACGACTCACTGCATCAGATCAAGTGGAGGCAGTCATCTGTCCGCCTGCACTGTATATAGGGGATTTGTTGCAGCGCTTTGAGACGAGCGCAGTAAAAGTCGGCGCACAAACGATGCATGACACAGTAGAAGGAGCATTTACAGGTGAAATCAGCCCGGCAATGCTCGAAAATCTAGGGGCACACTACGTCATTCTTGGACATTCCGAGCGCCGTCAATATTTCAATGAAACAGACAGCGCCGTCAACAAGAAAGTCCACGCAGCATTCGCTCATCAGTTGACACCGATCGTCTGTGTAGGAGAGACATTGGAGCAACGGGAAGCGCTTGAAACGGTGTCGATTGTATCCGAACAAGTGGAGAAAGCATTCGCTGACGTAACAGCCGAACAAGCGAAACGGGCAGTCATTGCGTACGAACCTATTTGGGCGATTGGTACAGGGAAAACTGCCACAGCGGACGATGCCAATGAAGTGTGTGGAGCGATTCGCCATAAAATCGAAACGCTTTACACGAAAGAAGTAGCGGACGCGATCCGCATTCAATACGGCGGCAGCGTCAAGCCGGAAAACATTTCAGAATTGCTGAGCAAGGAACATATTGACGGGGCACTTGTCGGCGGAGCGAGCCTGGATCCTGAAGCGTTCGTTCAATTAGTGGAGGCTGGAACGCATGCCGAATAA